caagaagaaaaagacatgCATACATGATTTCAATGATACAATCTGGGAGATGAACAGAGAGGGCTATTCAGAGCACTAGAAGATCTTTTTTTCCTGGAAAATAAATTTCCCACCAGAGGAATAATAGGCTTCTTCTTCATGATCATCTTCCTCTCCTGTTTCCCTCCAAAATATCCTTCCCCACCAAGACTTAATATCTGAGCCAAAGTGGGCGAGTCCTCCATCCTAATCATCaactctctcttcctctcttcctctcttatGCAACTGTTTGCTCTCTCAAAACCCGCCGCTCTCGTAGCCGCCGCAGCCGCCTCGGCCTCAGCCTGTTTCGACATGTTCTTGTGAAGCTCGGCGTTCAGTGAAGCCAATGCGACTTCAGTTTCCGACTC
The sequence above is drawn from the Alnus glutinosa chromosome 11, dhAlnGlut1.1, whole genome shotgun sequence genome and encodes:
- the LOC133882569 gene encoding WEB family protein At1g75720; this encodes MHTILPQVSSNMEEPHPLPDLHHATLDHSSTVDTSRPFRSVKEAVAIFGERLLAGEIYSPKPYNANYVPRQESTAWKFSPSPMKPKVEDNEKLLLDTLKKLEAELEETKVELKLLKERESETEVALASLNAELHKNMSKQAEAEAAAAATRAAGFERANSCIREEERKRELMIRMEDSPTLAQILSLGGEGYFGGKQERKMIMKKKPIIPLVGNLFSRKKRSSSALNSPLCSSPRLYH